From the genome of Archocentrus centrarchus isolate MPI-CPG fArcCen1 unplaced genomic scaffold, fArcCen1 scaffold_121_ctg1, whole genome shotgun sequence, one region includes:
- the LOC115775409 gene encoding patatin-like phospholipase domain-containing protein 2 codes for MFDLKKEWSISFAGCGFMGIYYIGATSCILERFPRFIQDASKIYGASAGALTAAVLTLGIPLEKCCADLMSIAKEARKHRLGPLHPSFNLLQRVQDTLLNHLPEDAHVRASGKLGVSLTRVSDVKNVLVSEFDSREELIQALICSCFVPFYCGIIPPTYRRVHYVDGAVTDNLPGYHLKQTITFSPYAGESDICPQASTLNFHKVHFNNISIQLNSENLYRVTSTFFPPEPEAMAEICHNGYKDALRFLQENNLISSERPMRSLATDTSKHICCEVVKESSVKAQQRGLNTLEEGHWWLDPHLIENLSVNIQKVLCEACRETRTAGGLFSYMTEYLPRKVTSYLPVPYSLPVDSVSSLAQRLVYWIPDLQRDRSRLYGMVGDIYKQALKDDKEDSDSKPPLHRSTSLPLALNLCSDRKGDKNSSSEATFTSSHTFISNTHSTSDHMLLTPPTSNAGSGFDEATLRSRQSADTYLLVKPTNEGCSWKSWGTRW; via the exons ATGTTTGATTTGAAGAAAGAATGGAGCATCTCCTTTGCAGGATGCGGGTTTATGGGGATTTACTATATTGGTGCCACCAGCTGTATCCTTGAACGGTTCCCTCGCTTCATACAAGATGCCTCTAAAATCTATGGAGCCTCTGCAGGGGCTTTGACGGCTGCTGTTCTTACTTTGGGAATACCTCTAG AGAAATGCTGCGCTGACTTGATGTCAATAGCCAAAGAAGCCAGGAAGCACAGACTGGGACCCCTGCACCCATCTTTCAATCTGCTTCAGAGAGTGCAGGACACTCTGCTGAACCATCTGCCAGAAGATGCCCATGTTCGAGCCTCAGGGAAGCTCGGCGTGTCCCTGACCAGAGTGTCTGATGTGAAGAATGTACTAGTATCAGAGTTTGATAGCAGAGAAGAGCTCATTCAG GCTCTCATATGCAGCTGCTTTGTCCCTTTTTACTGTGGCATTATTCCACCCACATACCGCAGAGTG CACTATGTGGACGGTGCTGTCACTGACAACCTGCCTGGCTATCACCTGAAACAAACAATCACATTCTCACCATATGCTGGCGAGAGTGACATCTGCCCCCAAGCAAGTACTCTAAACTTCCATAAGGTGCACTTCAACAATATCAGCATCCAGCTGAACTCAGAGAACCTGTACAGAGTGACCAGCACCTTCTTCCCACCCGAGCCTGAG GCAATGGCTGAAATCTGTCACAATGGCTACAAGGATGCTCTTCGCTTTCTGCAAGAAAACA ATCTAATCAGCAGTGAACGCCCCATGAGAAGTCTGGCGACTGATACATCTAAACATATTTGTTGTGAAGTGGTGAAGGAGTCCAGTGTTAAGGCACAGCAGCGCGGACTGAACACGCTTGAGGAAGGTCACTGGTGGCTGGATCCACACCTTATAGAGAACCTCTCAGTTAACATTCAAAAGG TGCTGTGTGAGGCCTGCAGAGAGACACGTACTGCTGGTGGTCTGTTCTCCTATATGACTGAGTACCTGCCAAGGAAAGTGACTTCTTACCTGCCGGTCCCCTATTCTCTGCCTGTTGACTCGGTCAGCTCTCTAGCCCAGAG ATTAGTCTACTGGATTCCAGATCTACAGAGGGACAGGAGCAGGCTCTATGGCATGGTTGGAGACATATACAAACAAGCACTAAAGGATGACAAGGAAGACAGTGACAG TAAACCACCTCTGCACAGATCTACAAGCCTGCCATTAGCCCTGAACCTGTGCAGTGACAGAAAAGGAGACAAAAATTCTTCCTCAGAAGCCACTTTCACCTCCAGCCATACCTTCATCTCTAACACACACAGTACATCGGACCACATGCTCCTGACTCCACCCACCAGCAACGCAGGCTCTGGGTTTGATGAAGCCACCCTGAGGTCACGTCAAAGTGCAGATACCTACCTATTGGTAAAACCTACCAATGAAGGGTGTTCCTGGAAGAGCTGGGGCACACGCTGGTGA
- the LOC115775411 gene encoding 2-oxoglutarate-dependent dioxygenase htyE-like → MEIPVVDFGDYSLSDKDVPDEQLQSLSKELKSAFTEVGFVFLKNTGITQEEVDDVMDISKKFFLQPDELKQPFSRSSFSNSPNHGWVSLETERLNPRRPGDLKESFNNSSLRPDIKWPSSGNLKSFQEIQTSFFQRCKELSLRVLRVMAHSLGLDPEVFLSTHRSIGTDKNSTTLRSLYYPPVNCEKAKEGQLRCGEHSDYGTFTLLFQSSEGLQERAHSGEFISVPCIPGAILINIADLMQRWTSDQFISVLHRVLLPPVGDSSTRQSLAFFVHPDDEALITCCDNSNKYPPITAGDYLTERFNDSYGRS, encoded by the exons ATGGAGATCCCAGTGGTGGACTTCGGCGATTACAGTCTGAGTGACAAAGATGTCCCTGACGagcagctgcagagtttaagCAAAGAGTTGAAATCAGCCTTTACAGAAGttggttttgtgtttctgaagAACACGGGGATCACTCAGGAGGAG GTGGACGATGTTATGGACATATCCAAGAAATTCTTCCTGCAGCCAGATGAGCTGAAACAACCCTTCAGCAGGAGCAGTTTCTCAAACAGTCCAAACCATGGATGGGTGTCACTGGAGACGGAGAG GTTGAATCCACGTCGACCTGGAGACCTAAAGGAGTCTTTCAACAATTCCTCGCTGCGCCCTGACATA AAATGGCCGTCATCAGGCAATTTAAAAAGTTTCCAGGAGATCCAGACGTCCTTCTTCCAACGCTGTAAAGAGCTGAGTCTGCGGGTGCTGAGGGTGATGGCCCACAGTCTGGGACTGGACCCAGAGGTGTTCTTGAGTACACACCGTTCAATAGGAA CTGACAAAAACAGCACTACACTGCGATCTCTCTACTACCCACCAGTGAATTGTGAGAAAGCAAAGGAGGGCCAGCTGCGATGTGGAGAGCATTCAGACTATGGCACCTTTACTCTGTTGTTCCAGAGCTCAGAAGGTCTGCAG GAGCGTGCACACTCAGGGGAATTCATCTCTGTTCCCTGTATCCCTGGAGCCATCCTCATAAATATCGCTGACCTGATGCAGCGCTGGACAAGTGACCAGTTTATCTCTGTA CTTCACAGGGTTTTGCTGCCCCCTGTCGGTGATTCCAGCACACGGCAGTCTCTGGCTTTCTTCGTCCACCCGGATGACGAAGCTCTGATCACCTGCTGTGACAACTCAAACAAATATCCCCCAATTACAGCAGGCGACTACCTGACTGAGCGATTCAACGACTCATATGGAAGGAGCTAA